The Chitinophagaceae bacterium genome window below encodes:
- a CDS encoding BamA/TamA family outer membrane protein — translation MFCSALYAQDDDSLENKNHLIALPVISRSIETDWSFGAGGTYTFYTTRKKDSSTRTSSIRFLGTYSLRKQFLFTINGPVFFPGERYILNSHLSFSSFPDKFWGLGNQTKNSDAEEYIFKQYYIHLHGERLIAHKFFIGLMYDFQRVISIAVEQGGLFDQQNVAGKTPYQVSGLGLSLSWDTRNNTFWPTKGNYLSLQAIHFTNLLLSDHRYTNFIVDARWYKRIIQKQILAVQAYGFFNTGTDVPIRSLASLGGSDRMRGYYSGRYRDNHLLSVQAEYRVPVYKRFSAVGFTGIGDVAGKFSTISMQNLKYSYGGGLRFAVNKNEKLHIRLDYGFGKGKGNQGFYLQFGEAF, via the coding sequence ATGTTCTGTTCAGCATTGTATGCACAGGATGATGATTCATTGGAAAACAAAAATCATCTCATTGCATTACCGGTTATCTCCCGTTCCATTGAAACAGACTGGTCCTTTGGCGCAGGTGGCACTTATACTTTTTACACAACAAGAAAAAAAGATTCATCTACACGCACTTCTTCTATCCGTTTTCTTGGCACTTACTCATTACGAAAACAGTTTTTATTTACTATCAACGGACCTGTGTTTTTTCCCGGCGAACGTTATATTTTAAACAGCCATCTTTCATTCAGTTCTTTTCCGGATAAATTCTGGGGGCTGGGAAATCAAACAAAAAACAGTGATGCAGAAGAATATATTTTTAAGCAGTATTATATTCACCTGCATGGCGAACGCTTAATTGCTCATAAGTTTTTTATTGGATTGATGTACGATTTTCAAAGGGTCATCAGCATTGCAGTAGAACAGGGAGGTTTGTTTGATCAGCAAAATGTTGCAGGCAAAACACCTTACCAGGTTTCCGGTTTGGGTTTAAGTCTTTCATGGGATACACGTAACAATACATTCTGGCCAACAAAAGGAAACTATCTTTCGCTGCAGGCAATTCATTTTACAAATCTTCTTTTATCTGATCACCGTTACACAAATTTTATTGTTGATGCCCGCTGGTACAAACGCATCATTCAAAAACAAATACTCGCTGTGCAGGCGTATGGATTTTTTAATACAGGAACGGATGTACCAATCAGAAGCCTTGCCTCACTGGGTGGCTCCGACAGAATGCGGGGTTATTACAGTGGCCGTTACCGTGATAATCATTTACTGAGTGTGCAGGCCGAATACAGGGTGCCTGTTTACAAACGCTTCAGTGCAGTTGGGTTTACCGGTATTGGTGATGTAGCAGGAAAGTTCAGCACAATTTCTATGCAGAATCTTAAATATTCTTACGGCGGTGGTTTACGTTTTGCTGTAAACAAAAATGAAAAACTGCATATCCGCCTGGATTATGGATTTGGAAAAGGAAAAGGCAACCAGGGTTTTTATCTGCAGTTTGGTGAAGCCTTTTAA